The following are from one region of the Coffea eugenioides isolate CCC68of chromosome 2, Ceug_1.0, whole genome shotgun sequence genome:
- the LOC113762100 gene encoding uncharacterized protein LOC113762100 isoform X1: protein MATPTGRLIQDQNLNVHSTGAPLGGKIDAYRATKNGALGGRRALNDISNSGKPSALQPSTKHNSINVVSTGKVLGAGKANMSKAPPEKVKGGGRKALSDLTNSAKPSVQHLSKKSQGQKLSAKDGENIQSAIKEEAFLHNHHDCIKAQRNVMNFGFFLDTVGIDKGSSLVLPETLELKKQDSPVKCLEMEEMPMILNENKVAECGDAEFLGFSSPISVKHTYENWKDDNFLGFTLKETPKLQKF from the exons ATGGCAACTCCAACTGGACGATTGATTCAAGATCAGAATCTGAACGTTCATTCTACAG GAGCTCCTCTTGGAGGAAAGATTGATGCCTACAGGGCTACCAAGAACGGAGCACTTGGTGGAAGAAGAGCACTTAATGATATATCAAATTCAGGGAAACCTTCTGCCCTTCAGCCATCAACAAAGCATAATTCCATAAATGTGGTTTCTACAGGAAAAGTTCTTGGTGCAGGCAAAGCAAATATGTCCAAGGCACCCCCGGAGAAAGTGAAAGGAGGTGGTAGAAAGGCTCTCAGTGACCTTACCAACTCTGCAAAGCCATCTGTTCAACATCTTTCTAAGAAGAGTCAAGGCCAGAAATTAAGTGCCAAAGATGGAGAGAACATTCAAAGTGCCATTAAGGAGGAGGCCTTTCTGCACAATCATCATGATTGCATAAAAGCACAGAGAAACGTAATGAACTTTGGCTTTTTTTTGGACACAGTTGGAATAGACAAAG GATCTTCATTGGTGCTTCCGGAAACATTGGAGTTGAAGAAG CAAGACAGCCCTGTGAAGTGCTTGGAAATGGAAGAAATGCCAATGATACTGAATGAAAATAAAGTTGCTGAATGCGGGGATGCTGAATTTCTGGGTTTCTCTTCACCCATATCAGTGAAACATACATATGAAAACTGGAAGGATGATAATTTTCTTGGTTTCACGTTGAAGGAGACACCAAAACTGCAGAAGTTCTAA
- the LOC113762785 gene encoding proline--tRNA ligase, chloroplastic/mitochondrial isoform X2, producing the protein MGALRLPSLTSLFATSARSPSLSRRRHHLCLPLRPLSVQSGTPEKEISPELDGLKANQNTRIVDKEKDRVITPRSQDFNAWYLDIISNAELADYGPVRGTMVIRPYGYAIWEAIQEYLNVKFKETGHSNMYFPQFIPYSFIEKEASHVEGFSPELALVTIGGGKELEEKLVVRPTSETIVNHMFTQWIHSYRDLPLMINQWANVTRWEMRTKPFIRTLEFLWQEGHTAHTTLEEAEKEALQMIDVYTKFAYEQAAIPVIAGRKSRVETFAGANRTYTIEAMMGDRKALQAGTSHNLGQNFSQAFGTQFTDENGQRQHVWQTSWAISTRFVGGIIMTHGDDTGLMLPPKLAPVQVVIVPIWKKADERTGVFNATSSVKDTLQAAGIKVKVDDSDQRTPGWKYNFWEMKGVPLRIEIGPRDVSSGTVVISRRDIPGKQGKVFGISMDCSILVAYVKGLLDEIQSCLLERATSFRDWDEDELKIKEETGATIRCFPFEQPQGTKSCLMTGSPAEEVAIFAKSY; encoded by the exons ATGGGGGCTTTAAGACTGCCCTCTCTTACATCACTTTTTGCTACCTCCGCCAGGTCACCGTCGTTATCTCGCCGGAGGCACCACCTCTGTCTTCCTCTACGGCCGCTCTCCGTGCAGAGCGGCACCCCCGAGAAGGAAATATCTCCGGAACTCGATGGCCTAAAAGCGAACCAGAATACTCGGATCGTGGACAAAGAAAAGGACCGGGTCATAACGCCACGCTCTCAGGACTTCAATGCTTGGTACTTAGACATCATTTCCAATGCGGAGCTCGCCGATTACGGCCCTGTTCGCGGCACCATGGTTATCCGCCCTTACGGTTACGCTATTTGGGAAGCTATTCAA GAATATTTGAATGTCAAGTTCAAGGAGACTGGTCATAGCAATATGTATTTTCCACAG TTTATACCTTATTCATTCATAGAGAAAGAAGCTAGTCATGTTGAGGGGTTTAGTCCAGAATTGGCGCTTGTCACTATTGGAGGAGGAAAGGAGCTGGAGGAAAAGCTTGTG GTCCGGCCAACAAGTGAAACAATTGTTAATCACATGTTCACTCAATGGATTCATAGTTATCGTGATCTTCCGCTCATGATCAACcag TGGGCAAATGTCACAAGGTGGGAAATGCGTACTAAACCATTCATAAGAACACTTGAATTCCTCTGGCAAGAGGGCCACACTGCTCATACCACTCTAGAGGAGGCAGAGAAAGAG GCATTGCAGATGATTGATGTCTATACAAAATTTGCTTATGAGCAAGCTGCCATACCTGTAATTGCAGGTCGTAAATCAAGGGTGGAAACATTTGCTGGAGCTAATAGAACCTACACAATTGAGGCAATGATGGGTGATCGAAAGGCTTTGCAGGCTGGAACAAGCCACAACCTTGGACAGAATTTTTCCCAGGCCTTCGGGACTCAG TTTACAGATGAAAATGGACAAAGGCAACATGTGTGGCAGACATCATGGGCTATTAGCACGCGATTTGTTGGAGGTATTATCATGACTCATGGGGATGACACGGGCTTAATGCTTCCACCTAAGCTGGCACCTGTACAG GTTGTGATTGTCCCAATATGGAAGAAAGCAGATGAGAGAACTGGAGTTTTTAATGCTACATCATCAGTGAAAGACACACTGCAAGCAGCTGGAATAAAGGTTAAGGTTGATGACTCTGATCAGAGAACACCTGGATGGAAGTATAACTTTTGGGAGATGAAG GGAGTACCTTTAAGAATTGAGATTGGACCTCGTGATGTGTCTAGTGGGACTGTGGTCATTTCGAGAAGAGATATTCCTGGAAAACAAGGAAAAGTTTTCGGAATATCAATGGATTGTTCAATTTTGGTTGCTTATGTTAAAGGGTTGCTGGATGAGATTCAGAGTTGTCTACTGGAGAGGGCAACCTCCTTTCGAGATTG
- the LOC113762100 gene encoding uncharacterized protein LOC113762100 isoform X2 has translation MATPTGRLIQDQNLNVHSTGAPLGGKIDAYRATKNGALGGRRALNDISNSGKPSALQPSTKHNSINVVSTGKVLGAGKANMSKAPPEKVKGGGRKALSDLTNSAKPSVQHLSKKSQGQKLSAKDGENIQSAIKEEAFLHNHHDCIKAQRNVMNFGFFLDTVGIDKGSSLVLPETLELKKDSPVKCLEMEEMPMILNENKVAECGDAEFLGFSSPISVKHTYENWKDDNFLGFTLKETPKLQKF, from the exons ATGGCAACTCCAACTGGACGATTGATTCAAGATCAGAATCTGAACGTTCATTCTACAG GAGCTCCTCTTGGAGGAAAGATTGATGCCTACAGGGCTACCAAGAACGGAGCACTTGGTGGAAGAAGAGCACTTAATGATATATCAAATTCAGGGAAACCTTCTGCCCTTCAGCCATCAACAAAGCATAATTCCATAAATGTGGTTTCTACAGGAAAAGTTCTTGGTGCAGGCAAAGCAAATATGTCCAAGGCACCCCCGGAGAAAGTGAAAGGAGGTGGTAGAAAGGCTCTCAGTGACCTTACCAACTCTGCAAAGCCATCTGTTCAACATCTTTCTAAGAAGAGTCAAGGCCAGAAATTAAGTGCCAAAGATGGAGAGAACATTCAAAGTGCCATTAAGGAGGAGGCCTTTCTGCACAATCATCATGATTGCATAAAAGCACAGAGAAACGTAATGAACTTTGGCTTTTTTTTGGACACAGTTGGAATAGACAAAG GATCTTCATTGGTGCTTCCGGAAACATTGGAGTTGAAGAAG GACAGCCCTGTGAAGTGCTTGGAAATGGAAGAAATGCCAATGATACTGAATGAAAATAAAGTTGCTGAATGCGGGGATGCTGAATTTCTGGGTTTCTCTTCACCCATATCAGTGAAACATACATATGAAAACTGGAAGGATGATAATTTTCTTGGTTTCACGTTGAAGGAGACACCAAAACTGCAGAAGTTCTAA